A segment of the Bordetella flabilis genome:
GCCCGATGACGCTGGAGGCCCCGCCGCTCGTGCCTGCTCTAGGTAGTAACCCTCGCTCTCCCGGGAAGAGCGATAAATAATTGTGATCGCGGTTTATCGCAACATGTGATTGGACGGCGGGTCCACGGTAAGGTGCAATAGCGCATACAAAAAATCATCACATTGCACGGGGAAATACCATGTCCGCACTTCCGCAATCCGCGTCCGATGGCCCATCGGCGCCTTATCGTGCCCGGCTGGCCGCCCGTTCGGGCGCGATGACCGGCCCCACCGCCAATGTGGCGCCTGGCCATGTCCAGGCCAACCTGGCGATCCTGCCCCGGGAAATGGCCGACGAATTCCTGCGCTTCTGCCTGCGCAATCCCAAGCCGTGTCCCATCCTGGCGGTGTCGGAGCCAGGCGATCCCGCCTTGCCGGAGCTCGGTGTGGACATCGATATCCGCACCGATATCCCGCGCTACCGCGTGTGGAAGGACGGCGTGCTGGTGGAAGAGCCCCTGGATGTGCGGCACGTGTGGCGCGACGATCTGGTGTCTTTCCTGCTCGGCTGCTCGTTCTCGTTCGAGGAAGCCATGCTGGACAATGGCCTGCCCGTGCGCCATATCGAGCAGGGCTGCAATGTGCCGATGTACCGGACCAATGTGCCTACCGCACCGGCCGGCCGTTTCAGCGGCCCCCTGGTGGTATCGATGCGGCCGCTCAAGCCGGCGGACGCCATACGCGCCATCCAGGTCACATCGCGCTTTCCCTCGGTGCACGGCGCGCCGGTGCACTTCGGCGACCCGGCGGCCATCGGCATTGCGGATATCAATCGGCCGGAATACGGCGACCCCGTGGAGATCCGGCCGGGCGAGGTGCCCGTGTTCTGGGCCTGCGGCGTCACGCCGCAGTCCGTGGTCGCGGCGGTCAAGCCGGCCTTCTGCATCACGCACGCGCCGGGCCATATGCTGGTGACCGATCTGATCAATAGCCGCGTGGCGGCGCTCTGATTCCCGCGTATCCTCACCCGCCCATACCGTGATCGCCAAGTCCGGGGGCTGGCTGCGCGGCGGCGGCGGCGCAAGCCCATGGTCCCGGCGGCAACATACGCCGCGATTTGCATTGCCTGTCAGGGTTTGTTCGGGCGGTTGTATCGCGGTGTAGCGGATAAGCTTGCTGTCGGCAGTTTTCCTTTCTTCGAAATCGTCAGTCCTCAGGAGCAAAAGCAATGAGAATGATCCCTCACGTGGCGCCGGTCGCGTCCAAAGCGAAGCTGATCGCCGGCCTCGCTGCGTGCATGGCGCTGATGTTCGGGCAGCCCGTCGCCGCCCAGACCAAGACCGTGCGCATCGGGGCCATCTATCCCTTGAGCGGCGCCCTGGCTTCCACGGGCACCGAGATCAAGGACGCTATCGAGCTTGCGGTCGACATCATCAACAACCCGCATCCGGAGCTCAAAGGACTGCCGCTGGCCGAAGGCGCGGGCCTGCCGAACCTCGGCGGCGCCAAGCTGGAAGTTGTGTTCGGCGATTCGCAGGGCAAGCCCGATGTCGGCCTGGCCGACGCGCAGCGGCTGATCCAGCAGGAGAAGGTCGTGGCCCTGACGGGCGCGTATCAGTCGGCGGTCACCAAGACGGCGAGCCGCGTTGCCGAACAGGCGGGTATCCCGTACCTGAACGGCGAATCCAGCAGCCCCGACCTGACCGAGCGCGGCTACAAGTGGTTCTTCCGCACGTCGCCCACGGATGAGACCTTCATCGAGAACATGCTGGCCTTCCTGGACGGCATCAAGCAGCTGCCCACGAAGAAGATCGTCGTGGTGTATGAAAACACCGACTTCGGCGTCAACACCTACAAGGCGGTCCAGAAGCTGGCCGGCAAGCGCGAGATCACCGGCATCGCCTATTCGGCGGGATCGCCCTCGGTGACGGCGGAAGTGCAGAAGCTGGCCGCCTCCAAGCCCGACGTCGCGCTGTTCGCCAGCTATACGTCCGACGCCGTGCTGTTCGTGCGCACCATGCGCGAAGCCAAGTACGCGCCGCCCATCTTCCTGGCCAACGATGCCGGCTTCATCGATTCGAAGTTCGTGCAGGACGTCGGTCCGCAAGCGCAGGGCGTGCTGACGCGCGACGTGTGGAGCAATGACGTCGCCGCCGCCAAGCCGGGCCTGAAGAAGATCAATGAGATGTACAAGGCGAAGACCGGCAAGGACCTGAACGGCAACAATGCCCGTTCCATGCAGGGCGTCCTCGTGCTCGCCGATGCGATCAACCGTGCGGGTTCCACCGATCCCGAAGCGATACGCAAGGCGCTCGCGGCGACGGACCTGGGCGACAACCAGATCGCCATGCCGTGGGCCGGCGTGAAGTTCGACAACCACAACCAGAACACCAAGGGCGCGGGCCTGATCCTGGAATTGAAGGGCGCGGGTTACGTGCCTGTATGGCCGGAACAATA
Coding sequences within it:
- a CDS encoding ABC transporter substrate-binding protein, with product MRMIPHVAPVASKAKLIAGLAACMALMFGQPVAAQTKTVRIGAIYPLSGALASTGTEIKDAIELAVDIINNPHPELKGLPLAEGAGLPNLGGAKLEVVFGDSQGKPDVGLADAQRLIQQEKVVALTGAYQSAVTKTASRVAEQAGIPYLNGESSSPDLTERGYKWFFRTSPTDETFIENMLAFLDGIKQLPTKKIVVVYENTDFGVNTYKAVQKLAGKREITGIAYSAGSPSVTAEVQKLAASKPDVALFASYTSDAVLFVRTMREAKYAPPIFLANDAGFIDSKFVQDVGPQAQGVLTRDVWSNDVAAAKPGLKKINEMYKAKTGKDLNGNNARSMQGVLVLADAINRAGSTDPEAIRKALAATDLGDNQIAMPWAGVKFDNHNQNTKGAGLILELKGAGYVPVWPEQYRTDKSLPTLPFAWK
- a CDS encoding putative hydro-lyase, which produces MSALPQSASDGPSAPYRARLAARSGAMTGPTANVAPGHVQANLAILPREMADEFLRFCLRNPKPCPILAVSEPGDPALPELGVDIDIRTDIPRYRVWKDGVLVEEPLDVRHVWRDDLVSFLLGCSFSFEEAMLDNGLPVRHIEQGCNVPMYRTNVPTAPAGRFSGPLVVSMRPLKPADAIRAIQVTSRFPSVHGAPVHFGDPAAIGIADINRPEYGDPVEIRPGEVPVFWACGVTPQSVVAAVKPAFCITHAPGHMLVTDLINSRVAAL